The Methanothrix sp. genome includes a window with the following:
- a CDS encoding undecaprenyl diphosphate synthase family protein, producing MIHKLYEKLLEREVMSHPRPGCVAFVVSSFDGLGLEKFRELVEWSASLGIDSLLIHIGQYAGDLASSLESILKNAPADVIIIDADRSASTGKGGISVTISLGYGGKKEVTEAIRSVLMDVAAGLMDPDEIDRETIERYLRFKQKPDLVIRAGGRRLSDFMIWQAAYSELYFTDVDWASLRRLDFLRAIRDFQRRERRFGK from the coding sequence TTGATACACAAATTATACGAAAAGCTCCTTGAAAGGGAGGTCATGAGCCATCCCAGGCCCGGATGTGTGGCGTTTGTGGTATCATCGTTCGACGGCCTGGGACTGGAGAAGTTCAGGGAGCTCGTCGAGTGGAGCGCATCGCTCGGCATCGATAGCCTGCTGATACACATCGGGCAGTACGCCGGGGATCTCGCGTCCTCTCTCGAGTCCATCCTGAAGAATGCCCCCGCGGACGTGATCATCATCGACGCTGACAGATCTGCATCGACCGGAAAGGGCGGGATCAGTGTCACAATCTCCCTGGGCTACGGTGGGAAGAAGGAGGTCACAGAGGCGATAAGGTCTGTTCTCATGGATGTTGCCGCAGGTCTGATGGATCCGGATGAGATAGACAGGGAGACCATAGAGCGTTACCTCAGGTTCAAGCAGAAGCCGGATCTGGTCATAAGGGCTGGTGGCAGAAGGCTCAGCGACTTCATGATATGGCAGGCTGCGTACTCAGAGCTGTACTTCACAGATGTCGACTGGGCATCACTGAGACGCCTGGACTTTCTGCGCGCGATAAGGGATTTCCAGAGAAGGGAGAGAAGATTCGGAAAGTAG
- a CDS encoding TIGR00297 family protein: MQREDAMRLALGALAFLLPVTGVFTAIFLAVCLLHRPTRMLSASLILLLILREVLTYTHLDLPMYVVAISFIPPTVAHTVSKRFQQLAGSFIYIMATVAIGYPAAYLSAPYLLQEKILFLTILGGLSGAFLQHVSREMDFTVPFGACMVMWLFSFEYPLPELSNILMIYMFAVLLGVGAYWAKAADVDAVLSEVIICILVVLFAGLKWFLLLLTFYLLGGAFTRYGYSYKHSLGIAQEKCGVRGYKNVYSNSLVPLVAALCYGIYSNEIFFYAFLGAVATANGDTLASEIGETSRSRPRMITTLKPVDPGVDGGVTPLGEMASLAGAAVIGLVAVATGMSGADGFMIALTSGFLGSNFDSLMGAVFQRRGLLTNNGVNLVATLFGGIVGALMGVLI, encoded by the coding sequence ATGCAGAGAGAGGACGCCATGAGGCTCGCGCTGGGTGCGCTGGCATTCCTGCTCCCAGTGACAGGCGTCTTCACCGCGATCTTTCTTGCAGTCTGCCTCCTGCACAGGCCCACCAGAATGCTGAGTGCATCGCTTATACTGCTTCTGATACTCAGAGAGGTGCTGACCTACACGCACCTGGATCTTCCGATGTATGTTGTTGCGATATCGTTCATTCCGCCGACCGTGGCCCACACAGTATCAAAGAGGTTCCAGCAGCTTGCGGGCAGCTTCATATATATAATGGCCACTGTGGCGATCGGCTATCCGGCTGCGTACCTCTCGGCTCCGTATCTCCTGCAGGAGAAGATACTGTTTCTGACCATACTCGGAGGGCTGAGCGGTGCATTCCTGCAGCATGTCTCCAGAGAGATGGACTTCACTGTGCCATTTGGCGCTTGCATGGTCATGTGGCTGTTCAGTTTCGAATACCCCCTTCCGGAGCTCAGCAACATCCTCATGATATACATGTTCGCCGTGCTTCTCGGGGTTGGAGCTTACTGGGCGAAGGCTGCGGATGTTGATGCCGTGCTCAGCGAGGTCATAATATGCATACTGGTGGTTCTCTTTGCCGGCCTGAAGTGGTTTCTGCTCCTCCTCACGTTCTACCTGCTCGGAGGCGCGTTCACGCGCTACGGATATTCGTACAAGCACAGCCTGGGGATCGCCCAGGAGAAGTGCGGCGTCCGAGGATATAAGAACGTGTACAGCAACAGCTTAGTTCCTCTTGTGGCCGCGCTGTGCTACGGGATATACAGCAACGAGATATTCTTCTATGCCTTCCTCGGCGCTGTGGCAACTGCGAATGGAGATACGCTGGCCAGCGAGATAGGTGAGACCAGCAGGTCCAGGCCAAGGATGATAACCACGCTGAAGCCCGTGGATCCAGGCGTCGATGGAGGGGTGACACCTCTCGGGGAGATGGCATCGCTGGCCGGAGCTGCAGTTATAGGGCTGGTCGCGGTTGCAACGGGCATGAGCGGCGCGGATGGTTTCATGATCGCACTTACGAGCGGTTTTCTGGGATCGAACTTCGACAGCCTGATGGGAGCTGTATTTCAGAGACGGGGTTTGCTCACAAACAACGGCGTCAACCTCGTCGCAACGCTCTTCGGCGGGATTGTCGGGGCTCTGATGGGGGTGCTCATTTGA
- the aroE gene encoding shikimate dehydrogenase produces MKVYAVLGDPVEHSLSPVMHNAAFREMGLKASYHAFRVGIHRLRDAILGADAMGFGGLNLTIPLKEGAMAVVEPDETAKAIGAVNTVSFRGGIRGHNTDGTGASLALRHYGVDVRGAKVLLIGAGGAARAIAYQLSREGARIVVTNRTTERGEALAGDLGLEFRPFGEIGDLVRGSDIVINATSVGMRDGDPRLFDGSMLRAEQVVFDIIYSRETELLRDARRAGAKAIDGVMMLVYQGAAALGIWTGLEAPVGVMEAAVRAALRG; encoded by the coding sequence TTGAAGGTCTATGCTGTTCTCGGAGATCCGGTAGAGCACAGCCTGTCTCCTGTGATGCATAACGCCGCCTTCCGTGAAATGGGGCTGAAGGCAAGCTACCATGCGTTCAGGGTTGGGATACACAGGCTGAGGGATGCAATTCTGGGCGCTGATGCCATGGGCTTCGGCGGCCTCAACCTGACAATTCCTCTGAAGGAGGGCGCGATGGCCGTGGTCGAGCCGGACGAGACCGCGAAGGCGATCGGCGCCGTGAACACAGTCTCATTTCGTGGAGGGATCAGGGGTCACAACACCGATGGGACTGGCGCGTCGCTTGCCCTGAGGCATTACGGCGTGGATGTCAGAGGAGCGAAGGTACTTCTCATAGGCGCTGGAGGCGCTGCCAGAGCAATCGCATACCAGCTGTCCAGAGAAGGCGCACGGATCGTGGTAACAAACAGGACGACTGAGAGGGGAGAGGCGCTGGCCGGGGATCTCGGCCTGGAGTTCCGCCCGTTCGGGGAGATCGGGGATCTTGTCAGAGGCTCAGACATAGTTATAAACGCAACATCTGTGGGAATGCGTGATGGCGACCCCAGACTCTTTGACGGGAGCATGCTGAGAGCGGAGCAGGTGGTCTTCGATATAATCTACAGCAGAGAGACGGAGCTTCTGAGGGATGCGAGGAGGGCCGGTGCGAAGGCGATCGATGGGGTCATGATGCTCGTGTACCAGGGTGCTGCAGCCTTGGGGATCTGGACAGGGCTCGAGGCGCCGGTCGGTGTGATGGAGGCTGCGGTCAGAGCCGCGCTCAGGGGTTGA
- a CDS encoding prephenate dehydrogenase/arogenate dehydrogenase family protein: protein MGRMLIVGGTGETGSWFARYFRDHGFDVCIWGPSGRFHVADALGVRYARDLMCEVGESDIVVLSVPIDRTPEVARRIGPAMRSGSLLMDLTSLKVEPVRAMVESSPPDVEVLGAHPMFGPTMPSIRGQTVIITPVEGRWGRWSSHIREILERDGARVEVLAPEEHDRMMAVVQALTHFSYIAVGSTLRALDFDVSRSRRFMSPVYEVMLDFVGRILDQNPELYASIQMNPFAKEVRRVFIEECLRLSDAVDHGDLEGFMRTMREAAEHFGDTHSALQRSDRIINQRAQERE from the coding sequence ATGGGCAGGATGCTGATAGTTGGCGGGACAGGGGAGACCGGCTCATGGTTTGCCAGGTACTTCAGGGATCATGGATTCGATGTGTGCATATGGGGGCCGAGCGGAAGGTTCCATGTTGCAGATGCTCTCGGAGTGAGATACGCGCGCGATCTAATGTGCGAGGTGGGGGAGAGCGATATCGTGGTGCTGAGCGTGCCGATAGACAGAACGCCAGAGGTGGCCAGGAGGATCGGGCCGGCAATGAGGAGTGGATCGCTGCTGATGGATCTGACATCTCTCAAGGTCGAGCCTGTGCGGGCGATGGTCGAGTCCTCCCCTCCCGATGTTGAGGTCCTCGGAGCACATCCCATGTTCGGGCCGACGATGCCATCGATAAGGGGTCAGACGGTGATAATCACGCCTGTAGAGGGGCGGTGGGGGAGATGGTCATCTCATATCAGGGAGATCCTGGAGAGGGACGGCGCCAGGGTCGAGGTCCTCGCGCCTGAGGAGCACGACAGGATGATGGCTGTGGTCCAGGCTCTGACGCACTTCTCATACATTGCTGTAGGCTCAACCCTTCGCGCCCTTGACTTCGACGTCTCAAGGTCGAGAAGGTTCATGAGCCCTGTTTACGAGGTGATGCTCGATTTCGTGGGGAGGATACTTGACCAGAACCCGGAGCTGTATGCATCGATTCAGATGAATCCCTTTGCGAAAGAGGTGCGGAGAGTGTTCATAGAGGAATGTTTGCGACTATCAGACGCGGTTGATCATGGCGATCTCGAGGGATTCATGAGGACTATGAGGGAGGCTGCGGAGCACTTCGGCGACACACACAGCGCGCTCCAGCGCTCTGACAGGATTATCAACCAGCGGGCTCAGGAGCGGGAGTGA